One window of Toxotes jaculatrix isolate fToxJac2 chromosome 19, fToxJac2.pri, whole genome shotgun sequence genomic DNA carries:
- the lbr gene encoding delta(14)-sterol reductase LBR isoform X2, whose translation MRMPSVKYQKGDKVMGRWPGSSLYYEVKVLGFDSKSQLYTVIYKDGTQLELKEQDIKSAAGFQARSRSRSRSRSPGRRRSRSRSPARTTRRSSSRTAAAVAAAAITDSAPSSRRDTKLKDALEVRLSPLEQTKAPENNSNNKHDKKEEKQKEENNMANKVNESEEKEEAEPEKTRYNLRRRKDDGAAKPAAAKPEQEEVKMAAAPAATCSTSLDFGGKIGAYFWLLFLPAWVLFLVLQVNLEDPSLANFPPPLPPLEAFWDAQAFGFVVLWIVFQALLYILPVGKLSEGMPLRSGERLKYRTNGFFAIVASAVAVAAAVYQGVDLTYIHSRFLQLAVASFLIAALLSVYLYVRSRYAAPEQLALGGSSGNMVYDFFKGRELNPRIKDFDLKFFCEMRPGLIGWCLINFAMALAEMKQQGLDVPSNSMILVNFFQLLYVVDGLWNEEAILTTMDLMHDGFGFMLAFGDLVWVPFTYTLQAYYLVSHPNPLSLPALTAIVILKLVGFYIFRKSNSEKNAFRRNPSDPKLSYLKTIPTATGKSLLVSGWWGVVRHPNYLGDLIMALAWSLPCGFSHLLPWYYMIYFIILLVHRDSRDMSECRRKYGSAWDEYCRTVRYRIVPRVY comes from the exons ATGAGGATGCCTAGTGTGAAATACCAGAAAGGGGACAAGGTGATGGGCCGCTGGCCCGGCAGCAGCCTGTATTATGAGGTTAAGGTGCTGGGCTTTGACTCCAAAAGTCAGCTCTACACTGTCATCTACAAGGATGGTACTCAGCTGGAGCTCAAGGAACAAGACATCAAG agcGCTGCTGGTTTCCAGGCCCGTTCCCGCTCCCGCTCTCGTTCTCGATCACCAGGCCGACGTCGCAGCCGGTCACGTTCCCCAGCAAGGACAACACGGCGCTCATCTTCTCGTACAGCGGCAGCTGTCGCTGCTGCAGCTATAACAGACAGCGCACCATCCTCTCGCAGGGATACAAAGCTGAAGGATGCATTGGAAGTCAGGCTCAGCCCCTTG GAACAGACAAAGGCACCTGAGAACAATAGCAACAATAAACATgacaagaaagaggagaaacagaaagaggagaataaCATGGCTAACAAAGTGAATGAG tctgaggaaaaagaagaggcaGAGCCCGAGAAGACTCGTTACAATCTGCGCCGCAGGAAGGACGATGGAGCTGCCAAACCAGCTGCAGCCAAaccagagcaggaggaggtcaAGATGGCTGCAGCTCCTGCTGCCACCTGCTCCACCTCACTTGACTTTGGAGGGAAGATAG GAGCGTATTTCTGGCTCCTCTTTCTGCCGGCCTGGGTTCTCTTCCTGGTACTCCAAGTCAACCTGGAGGATCCCAGCCTGGCCAAtttcccccctcctctgcctcctcttgaAGCCTTCTGGGATGCCCAGGCCTTTGGCTTTGTCGTCCTCTGGATTGTATTCCAGGCCCTCCTCTACATCCTGCCTGTTGGGAAG TTGAGCGAGGGCATGCCACTGAGGTCTGGGGAGAGGCTGAAGTACAGAACCAATG GTTTCTTTGCCATCGTGGCGAGTGCTGTAGCTGTGGCAGCAGCGGTGTACCAGGGTGTTGATCTCACCTACATCCACAGCCGCTTCCTGCAGCTCGCCGTGGCGTCCTTCCTCATCGCCGCCCTTCTTAGCGTTTACCTCTATGTCCGCTCTCGCTACGCCGCCCCAGAGCAACTGGCACTAGGGGGGAGCTCCG GCAATATGGTTTATGACTTCTTCAAAGGACGTGAGCTCAACCCCCGTATCAAAGACTTTGACCTGAAATTCTTCTGTGAGATGCGTCCTGGCCTGATAGGCTGG tgtttgatcaACTTTGCGATGGCGCTCGCTGAGATGAAGCAGCAGGGTCTGGATGTTCCTTCAAACAGCATGATCCTTGTGAACTTCTTCCAGCTGCTCTATGTGGTGGATGGCCTTTGGAATGAG GAGGCCATCTTGACCACCATGGACTTGATGCATGATGGTTTTGGCTTCATGTTGGCTTTCGGTGATCTGGTGTGGGTCCCCTTCACTTACACCTTGCAGGCTTATTACCTGGTTAGCCACCCCAACCCTCTGAGCCTCCCAGCACTTACTGCCATCGTCATACTCAAAC TCGTTGGCTTCTACATCTTCAGGAAATCTAACTCTGAGAAGAACGCCTTCAGGAGAAACCCATCAGACCCAAAACTGTCTT atCTGAAGACGATCCCCACAGCCACAGGGAAGAGTCTCCTGGTCTCTGGCTGGTGGGGTGTGGTCCGCCACCCGAACTACCTGGGGGACCTCATCATGGCTCTGGCCTGGTCTCTACCTTGCG
- the lbr gene encoding delta(14)-sterol reductase LBR isoform X1 yields MRMPSVKYQKGDKVMGRWPGSSLYYEVKVLGFDSKSQLYTVIYKDGTQLELKEQDIKSAAGFQARSRSRSRSRSPGRRRSRSRSPARTTRRSSSRTAAAVAAAAITDSAPSSRRDTKLKDALEVRLSPLEQTKAPENNSNNKHDKKEEKQKEENNMANKVNESEEKEEAEPEKTRYNLRRRKDDGAAKPAAAKPEQEEVKMAAAPAATCSTSLDFGGKIVSTMCAFLPAGAYFWLLFLPAWVLFLVLQVNLEDPSLANFPPPLPPLEAFWDAQAFGFVVLWIVFQALLYILPVGKLSEGMPLRSGERLKYRTNGFFAIVASAVAVAAAVYQGVDLTYIHSRFLQLAVASFLIAALLSVYLYVRSRYAAPEQLALGGSSGNMVYDFFKGRELNPRIKDFDLKFFCEMRPGLIGWCLINFAMALAEMKQQGLDVPSNSMILVNFFQLLYVVDGLWNEEAILTTMDLMHDGFGFMLAFGDLVWVPFTYTLQAYYLVSHPNPLSLPALTAIVILKLVGFYIFRKSNSEKNAFRRNPSDPKLSYLKTIPTATGKSLLVSGWWGVVRHPNYLGDLIMALAWSLPCGFSHLLPWYYMIYFIILLVHRDSRDMSECRRKYGSAWDEYCRTVRYRIVPRVY; encoded by the exons ATGAGGATGCCTAGTGTGAAATACCAGAAAGGGGACAAGGTGATGGGCCGCTGGCCCGGCAGCAGCCTGTATTATGAGGTTAAGGTGCTGGGCTTTGACTCCAAAAGTCAGCTCTACACTGTCATCTACAAGGATGGTACTCAGCTGGAGCTCAAGGAACAAGACATCAAG agcGCTGCTGGTTTCCAGGCCCGTTCCCGCTCCCGCTCTCGTTCTCGATCACCAGGCCGACGTCGCAGCCGGTCACGTTCCCCAGCAAGGACAACACGGCGCTCATCTTCTCGTACAGCGGCAGCTGTCGCTGCTGCAGCTATAACAGACAGCGCACCATCCTCTCGCAGGGATACAAAGCTGAAGGATGCATTGGAAGTCAGGCTCAGCCCCTTG GAACAGACAAAGGCACCTGAGAACAATAGCAACAATAAACATgacaagaaagaggagaaacagaaagaggagaataaCATGGCTAACAAAGTGAATGAG tctgaggaaaaagaagaggcaGAGCCCGAGAAGACTCGTTACAATCTGCGCCGCAGGAAGGACGATGGAGCTGCCAAACCAGCTGCAGCCAAaccagagcaggaggaggtcaAGATGGCTGCAGCTCCTGCTGCCACCTGCTCCACCTCACTTGACTTTGGAGGGAAGATAG TTTCTACGATGTGTGCTTTCCTTCCTGCAGGAGCGTATTTCTGGCTCCTCTTTCTGCCGGCCTGGGTTCTCTTCCTGGTACTCCAAGTCAACCTGGAGGATCCCAGCCTGGCCAAtttcccccctcctctgcctcctcttgaAGCCTTCTGGGATGCCCAGGCCTTTGGCTTTGTCGTCCTCTGGATTGTATTCCAGGCCCTCCTCTACATCCTGCCTGTTGGGAAG TTGAGCGAGGGCATGCCACTGAGGTCTGGGGAGAGGCTGAAGTACAGAACCAATG GTTTCTTTGCCATCGTGGCGAGTGCTGTAGCTGTGGCAGCAGCGGTGTACCAGGGTGTTGATCTCACCTACATCCACAGCCGCTTCCTGCAGCTCGCCGTGGCGTCCTTCCTCATCGCCGCCCTTCTTAGCGTTTACCTCTATGTCCGCTCTCGCTACGCCGCCCCAGAGCAACTGGCACTAGGGGGGAGCTCCG GCAATATGGTTTATGACTTCTTCAAAGGACGTGAGCTCAACCCCCGTATCAAAGACTTTGACCTGAAATTCTTCTGTGAGATGCGTCCTGGCCTGATAGGCTGG tgtttgatcaACTTTGCGATGGCGCTCGCTGAGATGAAGCAGCAGGGTCTGGATGTTCCTTCAAACAGCATGATCCTTGTGAACTTCTTCCAGCTGCTCTATGTGGTGGATGGCCTTTGGAATGAG GAGGCCATCTTGACCACCATGGACTTGATGCATGATGGTTTTGGCTTCATGTTGGCTTTCGGTGATCTGGTGTGGGTCCCCTTCACTTACACCTTGCAGGCTTATTACCTGGTTAGCCACCCCAACCCTCTGAGCCTCCCAGCACTTACTGCCATCGTCATACTCAAAC TCGTTGGCTTCTACATCTTCAGGAAATCTAACTCTGAGAAGAACGCCTTCAGGAGAAACCCATCAGACCCAAAACTGTCTT atCTGAAGACGATCCCCACAGCCACAGGGAAGAGTCTCCTGGTCTCTGGCTGGTGGGGTGTGGTCCGCCACCCGAACTACCTGGGGGACCTCATCATGGCTCTGGCCTGGTCTCTACCTTGCG